The window AGGTGTCGTTCGCCATCGGGACCTCCGCTGCCTTCTCGCCGAAGACGTCCTGGAGGTCGCCGGAACCCTCGCCCAGCCGGGTGTCGATCACGATGTCGGTGCCGACGTCGAGTTCGGGGACGTGCTCGTTGAGGTACTCCCGGGCCGCCGACAGCGCGGTGGCGTCCACCGGGAGTTTCCGGCCGTCGTACTCCGTGGTCGCCCGGCCGACGATCAGGACGTAGATCGGTTCGATCACCTCGCCGCCGCCGTACCGCGGTGCCGACTCCCCGGCGACCAGCTGCGTTTCGTCGGTGTTGTAGTGGAGGACCTTGCCGACGCGGTCGATGTACAGCTTCGAGAGGGCCTGCGAGACGCTCTCGGCGATCCCGTCGCAGATGGAGTCGGGGTGGCCGATCCCCTTCCGCTCGACGATCTCGACCCCCTGGTCCTCGACGGCGGCCCGTTCGGCCGCCTCGACGTTGATGTTCCGATCGGTCATTGGCCGACGGTTCTGCCCCGCCGATCCTATAACTTGCGGAACTGTTCGAGCCGAATATTATTACCCTCGGATATCCGCAGGTCGCCGCTCACGCATCCGCATCGAGTAACAGCCCGAGGTAGGAGGTCCGTACCTGTTCGTCGGGATCGAGTCCGAGGCCGCGGAGCACTTCGGCGGCACCCTCGCGGACGGCGGCCACGTCGCCGCTCTCGGCCGTTTCGGCTTCGACCTCCACGAACTCTCCCAGCCCGTCGACGCGGTCGAGCGAGACCGTGTAGCCGTCGACCTCGAAGAACGTCCGCTCCTTCTCGACGACCGCCGCCGGCTCGAACCCCAGCCCCGCGAGGATCCCCGCGGCCTCGTCGCCGTCCGCGACCGCGGTTTCGTGTTCCTCGCGGGTCTTCGATTCCGCCTCGACCAGCGGCCCCTTGTAGGTGATCCGGGTGGTCGGGTCCGGCTGCTCTTCGCCCCCGACCCGCTCGCGGGTCTCCTCGCGGAGGCGGAGCGCCTCGTCGGTCTCGGCGAAGTCGCGGTGGGGGGCGTCGTAGTACGTGTCGACCTGCCGCACCTGCCGGTCGGGGGTCGCGCCGGCGTCGTCGAGGGCCGCCCGGACGGCGTCGTGGTCGGCGCGGAGTTTGAGTTCGACCTCGTACATACCGGCCGGTCGGACCGGGGCCGCAAAAACGGTCCGCTTGCGGGGCCGCAGCGGACCGACGAGTTCCGCCCGCATCGAAACGTGATTCTTAAGAGTCGCACGGGTGACTATCCCGATATGAGTGACGAACAGCAGGCCGACGCCGACGACTCGCCGGACGACGGCGACGTCCCCGACGACGAGACGACCGCACACGCCGACGCCGAGGGGGCGTCGGACGACGCCTCCGAGGAGACGCCGGAAGATGTCATCGAGGACGGCGACTTCGTCAGGCTGGCGTACACGCTCCGAACGGCCGACGACGGCGAGGTCGTCGACACGACCGACGCCGAGGTGGCCGAGGACGCCGAGATCGACACCGACGAGTACGACTTCGAGCCGCGGATCATCGTGATCGGCGCCGGCCACGTCTTCGAGAGCGTCGACGAGGCGCTGATCGGCCAGGCGGTCGGCGCCACCGGCACAGTCGAGGTCTCGGCCGCCGAGGCGTTCGGCGAGTACGACGACGACCAGGTCCGGACGGTCTCCGCCAACAAGATCGACGAGGAGAACCGCTACCCCGGCGCCCAGGTCCAGATCGACGGCGACCAGGGCCGGATCATCACTGTCGTCTCCGGGCGTGCCCGCGTCGACTTCAACCACCCGCTCGCCGGCGAGGACCTCGAATACGAGTACGAGATCCTCGACCTCGTCGACGACCGCGAGGAGCAAGCGGGGAGCCTGCTGGGGATGTACCTCCAGCAGTCGCCGGAGGTCCGGATCGAGACCGACGTCGTCGAGGAAGAGCAGGTCGTCGAGGTCGACGACGAGGACGACGAGGTCGAGACCGAACTCGAAGTCGTCGAGAACGAACAGGAGACGCTGTACATCGAGGCCACCCCGCAGATGACGATGAACCAGCAGTGGATGTTCTCGAAACAGCAGATCGCCCAGGACGTGATGGATCGGCTGGACCTCGATCGGGTCATCGTCCAGGAGACCATCGACGGCTCCGGCGGGATGATGGGCGGCCTCGGCGGGATGATGGGCGGCGGTCCCGGCGGCGCGGCGCCCGAGGACATCGAGGACGCGATCGAGGACGTCGACGTCGACGCCGACGAACTCGCCGAGGAACTCGACGCCGACATCGAGGAGTGACGCCCCGCCGTCCGGCTCGGTAGCCGCCCGTCCGAACCGACCCCGATTCTCACGATGCCCGACGACTCACCCGACGGGATCGCGGCGGACGCAGACACTGCGGCCGACAGCCTCGGGACTGCGACCGACGACCTCCGGGTCGCGGCGGTCGCGGCGGCCTGCACCGTCGGGCTGACGCTCGCGCTCCGGTACGCCGTGGGCCGCGACGTCGCGTTCGTCTACCGGCTCCTCCCGCTGGGGCCGTACTTCCTGTCGCTTTTCGCCGACCGGCTGCCCCTCGGCGACCTCGATACGCCGCGGAGCTGGTCGGCGCTGACGGTCGCCGTCACCGTGGTGCTCCTCGTGTACTTCGGCGTTCTCTGAACGGGGCCGTCAGGGGCGGCACTCCCTACGCGATGTCCCGGCTGGTGTCGACGGTGACGCGGTCGCCGAGCCGGAGCTTGATCGTCTCCTCGGGCGGCCGGCCGCCGCGGAACTTCGGTACTGCGAGCCGGTTCTCGATCTCGGAGCCGTCGACCCGGGTCCGGAGGTCGAACACCACGTCGGCCATATGCTTCGTAAACCCTCTGTTGTCGGGTTCCTGCCCGCCTTTCATCCCGTGGACCACCGCGAGCCCCCCGGTGTTGACCATGTGCGTCTGCAACTCGTTCAGGAACTGGCGGTACCGGGCGGGCTCGGTCTCCTCTAAGACGTCGACGGCGTCGATGATGAGGTTCGCACCCTCCGGGAGGTCGCGGATGAACCGGTTTGCGGTGTCCAGCGGCGCGTTGCCGCCGACGTCCCGGAGCGCCGGGTCGCCGACGGGGCCGGTCGCCCGGTCGAGCGCGTCCCGGACCGCCTGGTCCGACCGGATGGTTGTGAGATACAGCGTCGAGCGCACGCCCGTGAGTTCGTAGAGGAACAGCTCCGACTGGCTGGCGGGGTCCGCAGCGAGAAGCACGATGCTCCCCGGCGGGATCCCGCCGTCGAGTTGGCGATCGAGGATGTCGATGCCGGTCGAAAGCCGTCCTGCCACGCAAGGCTGTTTTTACCCCGACCGGCTTAGGCTTTCGGTCGGTCCGCGACCGCCCGCGCGAGCCGCCGGTAGGCCCGCTGTACCCCGGCGTCGTCCAGCGGTTCCGTCGCCTCGGGAACGGTCGTGACCACGGGGCAGCCAAGGAGGTCGTCGACGCCGGGGGGTGCGACCCGGGCACGGGTGACGACGCCACCGACGACCGGCGTCCCGACCGCCCGCGCCATCGCCGCGGTCTTCGCGGCGTCGCGGAGCCCAGCCGCACAGGCGGTCGACACCAGGAGCACGCGGTCGGCGACGCGAAGGGGGACGGTCGCGTCCGGGCCGGCACCGGCTGGACAGTCGACGACCACCAGTTCGGCGGTGGCCTCGCGGAGTTCCCGGAGGCGACTCCCGAGCCCCTCGAAAGCATCGCGTGGGGCCGGCACGACCTGGGTGTCCGACGGGGCGGCGGGGTCAGGGTGTCCGTGACCGCCCTCGGGCGGGGCACGCGGCACGCCGGCGAGCGCGTGGAGGTTCGGCAGGTCGCAGTCGGCGTCGACCGCGAGGGTAGGGCCGTCGATCGCGCGCGCCAGCCCCAGAGCCGTGGTCGTCTTTCCGCTGCCGCCCTTCCCGCCGGCGATCGCGAGCATACCGGCGGTGGCCGCGGCATCGTATTTCAACGCTCGTAGAGCAGCCCCGGTGGCTGCACCCGGAGAATCAGTCCTGACAGCAGCCGCCGGCCTCGCCGCCGAAGTCGACCGCGAGCGGCTCGGAGATCGCCTCGTTGACCGACTCCAGCCGGTCCTGCAGCGCCTCCTGGGCGTCGAGGTACTCGGCCATCTTCGGCATCGCGTGGAGTTCCTCCTGGGCCGACCGGACCTCGCCGAGGAGTTCCTGGCTCCCCCCGCCGGCCTGTCGTGCCTGCAGATACTGGTCCCGGAGCGCGTGGAACTCCGCGATCCGCGATTGGATCGCCTCGTCGGCCTCGACTGCGGCCTTCGCCTCCTCGAAGGCCTCGTATTCGGGCGTCCCGGCGATCGCCTCCCCGAGGTCGCGGCCGAGGTCCTCGAGTTGATCCGTCTGAGCGCTCATACGCCGTGGTTGGATCGGGGCGGCTTTGAACCTGCCGGAGCGGCGGCGGCACCCGACGCGTGCAGTCGAGAGAGTCATCCGCGACGGCTCACGGGCCGGGACCGCCGGGGTTATCCCCTTTGGTGGAGTATTCCGTCCCAATGAGCCAGGACGCAACCACGGAGGGGGACCTCCGGAACACCGGAATGTCGCTGAAGCACGACCGGGAGTGGGACTACGAACTCGACCGGATCGTCGAGGCCGTCGAAGAGCGCGGCGCCGACAGGGTCGGCCTTCAGTTCCCCGAGGGGCTGAAACGCCGCGGCCCGGCGGTGGCCGACGACCTCCGCGCGCTGTGTGACGACGACGTGACTTTCCTCCTCTCGGGGCAGCCTTGCTACGGCGCCTGCGACCTCGACACCTACCTGATGCGCCGGACTGACGTGTTCGTTCACTTCGGCCACTCCCCGATGAAGGAGTCCGACAAGATCATCTACGTCCCCCTGTTCTCGAACGTCGATCCGTTCCCGATTATGGAGGAGGCGGTCGACGACCTCCCGGAAGACGACGTCGGCCTCGTCACCACCGCCCAGCACATGAACCGGTTCGACGAGATGGTGACGTGGCTGGAAGAGCGCGGCTACGACGTCCACACCCGACGGGGCGACGACCGACTCACCCACGAGGGGCAGGTGCTCGGCTGCAACTACGCCTCCGCCGACATCGACGCCGACCAGGTGCTCTACGTCGGCGGCGGGAAGTTCCACCCCCTGGGGCTGGCGATGGAACACCCCGACAAACGCGTCCTGATCGCCGATCCCGTCAACAACGTCGTGACCGTTGCCGACACCGAGAAGTTCCTGAAGCAGCGCTACGGCGCGGTCCACCGCGCGATGGACGCCGAGAAGTGGGGCGTGATCTTCTGCACCAAGATCGGGCAGGGCCGGATGGACGTCGCCGAATCGATCATCGAGGACAACGACGACGCCTACCTGATCACGATGGACGAGGTCACCCCCGACCGCCTGCGGAACTTCGATATGGACGCGTTCGTCAACACCGGCTGCCCGCGGATCACCACCGACGACGGCCCGCAGTTCCACAAGCCGATGCTCACGCCCGGCGAGTACCGGATCGCGGTCGGCGACAAACCCCTCGACTCGCTGTCGTTCGACACCTTCCACGGCACCTGGTGACCGTCCTAAGAGCAGCCGACTATTCCCTCCCGGCGTCAACCGCGGTTTCGACGTAGTGAACGGCCGCCGCCGCGTCCGCGACGTGTTCGACGTGGTCTACCTCGTGTGTGCCCAGCCCCGCGGTCGGGCGGTCGTAGACGCCCGCGAGGCCGAGTTCCGAGAGCGTGCCGTTCCCGCCGTCGACCGCGACGACGGCCTCGCCGTTCATCACGACCAATGCGTTCCGAGCGTGGCCCAGCCCCGTCGCGATCGGCACGTCCACGTGGGGGTTGGCGTCCGCCGGGTCGTCCGACGAGAGGATGCCGATGGTGTGGCCGCCGGCGTCGGATGCGCCCCGACAGACCGCCTCCATCGCGCCGCCGTAGCCGCCGCAGACGACGGTGTGGCCGCGCTCGGCGAGGCGCCGTCCGACCGCTTCGGCGGTTTCGGCCTGGGAGTCGGTGACGGTACTGCCGCCGATGACGCTGACTCGCATACCGGCGGCTCTCGGGGAGGGGAGGTAGTGGTTTCGGCCGCGTTGAGCGAGGGTATACTACCCACCGTCGGACCTGACTAGTCCGGATGGCGGGCGACTTTTTCACTACTGCCGACCTTGTTCCCCTGTGACCGACTCGACACCCTCCGACGGTGACTACTGCGCGGCGTGCGATCGCGTATCGCCGGACACCGAAAGTCGTTGGAGCGGTAGCTACCCATCCCGAGCCGACGCATAGGATGCGACAAGACCCGGACCCAGTAACCCGAACGCAATGCCTCCCGAACGAGGACCCGACGAACGGGTAGCAGACATCGTTGCGGGCGGTCGGGAAGTGGCCTCGGAGTTTCGAGAACTGGAGGCACCGGTCACGCGGTCGGTCGTCTCCGTCGTCGTGTTCGTGTTCGTCGGCCAGGCCCTCGCAGGCTTGAAAACGGGGATGACGATTCCGGCACTGGTGCGGTATCTGTTCGCGGAACACGCTGTGGTAGCGTGGACGTTGTCACCGGTACTTCACTACGGCGGACTCCACTTTCTCTTCAACGTCGTCACCATCTGGGGCGTCGGAGCTATCGTGGAACAGACCCTGTCGAGGAGGCGATACGTCTCTCTTCTCGTTCTCGCGGCAGTCGGATCGACTGCTGCCTCGTACCTCGCGAAGGCACCCTTCGGGGCCGTTCAAACGTCCACCTACGGTTCGAGCGGGATCGCCTACGCGGTCGCGACGTATTCAGTCGCCCGTGAATCCGAACACGGGGTCTCTGATCTCCAGGAGTTGGCCTCGACAGACGGCATCGCGCGTATCGCTGGGATGATCGCAATCCTCCTCGTCGCGTACGACATCGCTGCCGGTCCGTACGCAGCCGCAAACTGGTTCAACGGCAGCCATCTCGGAGGCGCAGTCGTCGGACTCGTCAGCGGACAGTATCTCTCCTGACGGGGGACGCGTCGCTAAGTCGACAACCGTGGTTTTCGTCCGCTTACCCGCCGTCGCCGCCGACCCGCGTGCCGTCGGGTCGCTTTGCGCCCTCGGAGTCGTGGACGACGACGCCGTCGGCGTCGGTCGGCGCGTAGTTGTCGCGGACCGCGATCGCCTCCTCCAACTCGCGGACCGCCCGCTCCTTCAGCGCCGCCGCCAACTCCTCGGCCTCCGCCCGGGAGATGTCGCGGCCCAGCCCCTCACACTCGTGGGCGCGAACTATGCCCTCGGTGTCAGCGGAACCGTCCGCGGCGGGTCCGTCTTCCCACGGGACCTCCGGTCCCGCACTCTCGACCGCCTCGCCCATCGGCTGTGTCGTGCCGCCCAGCGCGACGCTGAACGGGTAGGTCGCACAGATCAGCGGCCGATCATCGTGGACGGTACAGGCACCCTCGCCGTCGCTTTCCTCGTAGAAGGTGCAGTCGCCGCAGGCGTCGGTCCGCAGCGCCCACTCGAAGGTCTCGCCCGTCGGGCCGTCTTCTCCCTCGTCGAGCCCGTACGGCATCGGCCGGGCGACGTCCCGCCAGTCGTAGTCGGTGTCGCCGTCCGCCTCGGCGTCGCTCCCGCCGTCCCCGTCCGCGGCCGCCCGTAACCGCCGCACCTCGTCGGGGAACACCGTCGCGGTGTGGGGCTCCCGCTCGCCCTCGTCGGTCGTGTGGCCCTTACAGCAGGCCCCACACCGCGTGCACTCGAACCCGATCGACTCGATGGCGTCCGCGAGGTCGGACACCCGAAGGTCGCGGGCGCGGTCGAGTTCCGCCTCCAGCGTGGGCGTGTCGCTCACGTGCCGCTTTCACACCGGCGCGGGCAAAACACTCCCGGTGGCGACGCCCGCTACGCCGGCGCTACCGTCCCGGTTTCGGGGTCGAACGCCACCCGACCCTCCACGTCGAGTTTCTCCAAGTGTGCGACGACGGTCGCCCGCGCGAGGTCCTCGAACCCGGAGAGGTCCTTGTCGTAGGCGGCGTCGACGACCGCGTCGACGTCGCTGGCGCCGTCGCGAACCGCGGCCAGCACGCGCCGTTCGCGGTCGCGCCGGTGATCGAGCAACCGGCGGCAGGTCGCCCGCGGGTCGTCGATGACGGGCCCGTGACCGGGGCAGAGCCGCGGCGGGTTCCGCGCGTGGAGCCGTCGCAGCCCGACCAGATACCCCCGGAGGTCGCCCTCGGGGGCCGCCACGGCGACGCTGCTCTCGGCGATCGCCACGTCGCCGCAGACGGTTCCGGCCGCCGCCTCGAAGGCGACGTGGTCGGGTGCGTGCCCCTGGACGTCGATCACGTCGACCCCGTCGCCGGCCGGAATCCGCGTCCCCTCGACGACGGTCCGGTCCGGTTGGATCCCCGTAGCCTGCGCGAACCGGGCCTCGAACCCGCGGCGACACCAGACGGTCGCACCCGTCTCCGCCGCGTACTCCGCGACCGCCCCGACGTGATCGGGGTGCGCGTGAGTGACCGCAATGTGTTCGATCCCCGTAGCGTCGACGGCGGCGTCGAGGTCGTCGGTGCGGCCCGCCGGGTCAACGAGGAGTTCCTCACCGACGAGGTACGCGTTCGTCGCGCCGGTGGGGGCGCGTCCCTCGACCGGGACGGATACGCGGTCGAGCCCGTTTGCGACGGCCGATCGTCCGCTCACGCCGCCGGCTACAGCGGGCCGGTGGAAAACGGTGTCGGGTCCGACGGTCGTGCGTCCGACTTCAGGACCCGCAGACTACGTGTTGAGGAAGTAGACCTGCTTGCGGGCGTCCTGGAAGCTGTAGCGGGAGCCGACGAGGCCGGCCTCCTCCAGCCTGTTGAGGGCGTACCGGACGGTCCGGTCCGGGAGCAGCGACTCCTCGGCCAACTGCCCCTGTGAGAGGGGGGCGTCGCTTTCGAGAACTTTGGCTACGAGTTTCGCGCTCGGCGGCAACTCGCGGAGGCGGTCGCGGAACTCCGACTCCGAGAGCAGGTCGTCGCCCTCGAGATCTGCTGCACTGGTGCTCATACGGAAATTCACAGGCGTGCTTGTGGTAAAGGTTACCTACAAGTATGGGGAAACAATCCTTACACCTTATATCCGTATTAATCCGAGCGCCCGCGAGTCGCCCCTCCGGGCTCACCGTCGGGCGAATCCACCCCCAGCCCCCTATCAGTCGCGCGGTCGACGGTATCCAGTACGGTTTTAATCCGCGAGTGAGCACGGGAGGGTAGCGTGAAAGGAAAGGAGTGGTACCAGGCCGACGACGTCGCCCAGGAGTACGACTCGAAGCGGTTCTCGCGGGGCGGGAGACTCATCGACAGCCGCGAGAAGCGGGCGGTCGTCGACGCTATCGGCCCCGTCGAGGGCGAGGACGTCCTCGAGATCGCCTGCGGGACCGGGCGGTTCACCGTGATGCTCGCCGAACGCGGGGCGAACATCGTCGGGCTGGACATCTCCGACGCGATGCTGTCGCAGGGCCGTACGAAAGCCCGCGAGGCCGGCGTCGCGGACAACATCGAGTTCCTCCGCGGCGACGCCGCCCGGCTCCCGTTCCCCGACGATCACTTCGACGCCGTCTTCGCGATGCGGTTTTTCCACCTCGCGGACACCCCCACGAAGTTCCTGACCGAGATGGCCCGCGTCTCGAAGGATCTGGTCTTCTTCGACACCTTCAACGGCCGCAGCGCCCGCGTCGCGTACAACTGGCTGCTCCCGATGGGGTCGCACCTCTACTCGCGGTCGCAGGTCGACCGGCTACTCGACACCGCGGGCGTGCGGCTGATCGGTGACGAACACGACTTTCTGCTTCCGTACGGCTTCTACCGGAAGATCCCCAACGGGCTGGCACAGCAGTTCCGCGATATCGACACCACGATTGGCGACACGCCCGTGGGCGACGCGCTGGCGTCGGTCTCCTACTGGACGGCGTCCGTGGAGTGACCCACCCCGGGACGGCGCCGTCGCCCCCACGGGACGGCGGCTGGGGGTCGAAGTGTGGTATTTAAGTTTACGGGTCGCGTCCGCCCGGTTATGCAACTCTCGGTCGTGGTTCCGACGCTCAACGCGCGGGACCGTCTCGCGGCCACGCTCGACGTCTTGGCGTCGCGGGCGCCCGACGCCGAGGTGGTGGTGGTCAACGGCCCCTCGGCCGACGGCACCACCGGGATGGTGCGCGACCGGGACGACGTCGACGTGCTGGTGGAGGTCTCCGACCGGAACCTGAACGTCTCCCGAAACGCCGGGATCCGCGCGGCGTCGGGCGACGTAATCGCGTTTCTCCGCCACGACCTCGCCGTCGAGGAGGCGTGGGTACCCGCGATCGAGTCGGGGCTCGACCGCGCTCCGGTGGTGACCGGGCCGGTTCACGAGACCCTCCCCGCCGGGATGACCACGACATCGCCCGAACACAGCGAGATCCGTGGCCGTGAGGTGGCCTACTTCAACGGCGGGAACGTGGCGTTCCGTGCCGAGGCGCTCGACCGGATCGACGGCTTCGACGAGTACCTGGAGACCGGCGGCGCCCGCGACGCCGCCCACCGGCTCGCGGCGCTGGACTGCGACGTGGAGTGGCACTCCGAGATGTGCGTCCGGACCGAATACGAGGCCGACGGCGGGGTCACTGACCGCGACTACGGGTGGAAGTACCGCGCGTTGGCC of the Halobellus ruber genome contains:
- the cyaB gene encoding class IV adenylate cyclase produces the protein MYEVELKLRADHDAVRAALDDAGATPDRQVRQVDTYYDAPHRDFAETDEALRLREETRERVGGEEQPDPTTRITYKGPLVEAESKTREEHETAVADGDEAAGILAGLGFEPAAVVEKERTFFEVDGYTVSLDRVDGLGEFVEVEAETAESGDVAAVREGAAEVLRGLGLDPDEQVRTSYLGLLLDADA
- a CDS encoding FKBP-type peptidyl-prolyl cis-trans isomerase; amino-acid sequence: MSDEQQADADDSPDDGDVPDDETTAHADAEGASDDASEETPEDVIEDGDFVRLAYTLRTADDGEVVDTTDAEVAEDAEIDTDEYDFEPRIIVIGAGHVFESVDEALIGQAVGATGTVEVSAAEAFGEYDDDQVRTVSANKIDEENRYPGAQVQIDGDQGRIITVVSGRARVDFNHPLAGEDLEYEYEILDLVDDREEQAGSLLGMYLQQSPEVRIETDVVEEEQVVEVDDEDDEVETELEVVENEQETLYIEATPQMTMNQQWMFSKQQIAQDVMDRLDLDRVIVQETIDGSGGMMGGLGGMMGGGPGGAAPEDIEDAIEDVDVDADELAEELDADIEE
- a CDS encoding DUF7125 family protein, which gives rise to MAGRLSTGIDILDRQLDGGIPPGSIVLLAADPASQSELFLYELTGVRSTLYLTTIRSDQAVRDALDRATGPVGDPALRDVGGNAPLDTANRFIRDLPEGANLIIDAVDVLEETEPARYRQFLNELQTHMVNTGGLAVVHGMKGGQEPDNRGFTKHMADVVFDLRTRVDGSEIENRLAVPKFRGGRPPEETIKLRLGDRVTVDTSRDIA
- a CDS encoding MinD/ParA family ATP-binding protein; this translates as MLAIAGGKGGSGKTTTALGLARAIDGPTLAVDADCDLPNLHALAGVPRAPPEGGHGHPDPAAPSDTQVVPAPRDAFEGLGSRLRELREATAELVVVDCPAGAGPDATVPLRVADRVLLVSTACAAGLRDAAKTAAMARAVGTPVVGGVVTRARVAPPGVDDLLGCPVVTTVPEATEPLDDAGVQRAYRRLARAVADRPKA
- a CDS encoding YlbF family regulator; protein product: MSAQTDQLEDLGRDLGEAIAGTPEYEAFEEAKAAVEADEAIQSRIAEFHALRDQYLQARQAGGGSQELLGEVRSAQEELHAMPKMAEYLDAQEALQDRLESVNEAISEPLAVDFGGEAGGCCQD
- the dph2 gene encoding diphthamide biosynthesis enzyme Dph2 gives rise to the protein MSQDATTEGDLRNTGMSLKHDREWDYELDRIVEAVEERGADRVGLQFPEGLKRRGPAVADDLRALCDDDVTFLLSGQPCYGACDLDTYLMRRTDVFVHFGHSPMKESDKIIYVPLFSNVDPFPIMEEAVDDLPEDDVGLVTTAQHMNRFDEMVTWLEERGYDVHTRRGDDRLTHEGQVLGCNYASADIDADQVLYVGGGKFHPLGLAMEHPDKRVLIADPVNNVVTVADTEKFLKQRYGAVHRAMDAEKWGVIFCTKIGQGRMDVAESIIEDNDDAYLITMDEVTPDRLRNFDMDAFVNTGCPRITTDDGPQFHKPMLTPGEYRIAVGDKPLDSLSFDTFHGTW
- a CDS encoding TIGR00725 family protein, whose product is MRVSVIGGSTVTDSQAETAEAVGRRLAERGHTVVCGGYGGAMEAVCRGASDAGGHTIGILSSDDPADANPHVDVPIATGLGHARNALVVMNGEAVVAVDGGNGTLSELGLAGVYDRPTAGLGTHEVDHVEHVADAAAAVHYVETAVDAGRE
- a CDS encoding rhomboid family intramembrane serine protease, producing the protein MPPERGPDERVADIVAGGREVASEFRELEAPVTRSVVSVVVFVFVGQALAGLKTGMTIPALVRYLFAEHAVVAWTLSPVLHYGGLHFLFNVVTIWGVGAIVEQTLSRRRYVSLLVLAAVGSTAASYLAKAPFGAVQTSTYGSSGIAYAVATYSVARESEHGVSDLQELASTDGIARIAGMIAILLVAYDIAAGPYAAANWFNGSHLGGAVVGLVSGQYLS
- a CDS encoding YkgJ family cysteine cluster protein is translated as MSDTPTLEAELDRARDLRVSDLADAIESIGFECTRCGACCKGHTTDEGEREPHTATVFPDEVRRLRAAADGDGGSDAEADGDTDYDWRDVARPMPYGLDEGEDGPTGETFEWALRTDACGDCTFYEESDGEGACTVHDDRPLICATYPFSVALGGTTQPMGEAVESAGPEVPWEDGPAADGSADTEGIVRAHECEGLGRDISRAEAEELAAALKERAVRELEEAIAVRDNYAPTDADGVVVHDSEGAKRPDGTRVGGDGG
- a CDS encoding MBL fold metallo-hydrolase, which codes for MSGRSAVANGLDRVSVPVEGRAPTGATNAYLVGEELLVDPAGRTDDLDAAVDATGIEHIAVTHAHPDHVGAVAEYAAETGATVWCRRGFEARFAQATGIQPDRTVVEGTRIPAGDGVDVIDVQGHAPDHVAFEAAAGTVCGDVAIAESSVAVAAPEGDLRGYLVGLRRLHARNPPRLCPGHGPVIDDPRATCRRLLDHRRDRERRVLAAVRDGASDVDAVVDAAYDKDLSGFEDLARATVVAHLEKLDVEGRVAFDPETGTVAPA
- a CDS encoding winged helix-turn-helix domain-containing protein — encoded protein: MSTSAADLEGDDLLSESEFRDRLRELPPSAKLVAKVLESDAPLSQGQLAEESLLPDRTVRYALNRLEEAGLVGSRYSFQDARKQVYFLNT
- a CDS encoding methyltransferase domain-containing protein — its product is MKGKEWYQADDVAQEYDSKRFSRGGRLIDSREKRAVVDAIGPVEGEDVLEIACGTGRFTVMLAERGANIVGLDISDAMLSQGRTKAREAGVADNIEFLRGDAARLPFPDDHFDAVFAMRFFHLADTPTKFLTEMARVSKDLVFFDTFNGRSARVAYNWLLPMGSHLYSRSQVDRLLDTAGVRLIGDEHDFLLPYGFYRKIPNGLAQQFRDIDTTIGDTPVGDALASVSYWTASVE
- a CDS encoding glycosyltransferase family 2 protein; translation: MQLSVVVPTLNARDRLAATLDVLASRAPDAEVVVVNGPSADGTTGMVRDRDDVDVLVEVSDRNLNVSRNAGIRAASGDVIAFLRHDLAVEEAWVPAIESGLDRAPVVTGPVHETLPAGMTTTSPEHSEIRGREVAYFNGGNVAFRAEALDRIDGFDEYLETGGARDAAHRLAALDCDVEWHSEMCVRTEYEADGGVTDRDYGWKYRALAYRLVKNYGLRPTVLRRIISLAGSDALSAARDVVAGDATPTNWFGTGRDVVVGTATGYSDGLVARARDRSPERNPHGCSKRADRAVATYDRR